From a region of the Chitinophaga caseinilytica genome:
- a CDS encoding FecR family protein, translating to MRLPAPAAQMLTLSTTFGETTTVTLQDGTEVWLNANSSIRYPSAFNGKDVRTVTLQGEAYFKVKRAPQGLHPRFVVHTNMTDVEVTGTAFNVYHRHDSAAIALLEGSVTASGRKMKPGDLLQQSALGISLTQAPAGGFTAWMEKRVVIRDGTLATVALRMEDLYGKHVRFKRPGMEALPFTGSAPMGQPEVLLKAVCTVHGLKMREEKDFIILE from the coding sequence ATGCGGTTACCGGCTCCGGCCGCGCAAATGCTCACGCTCAGCACCACTTTCGGTGAAACCACGACCGTCACATTGCAAGACGGCACCGAAGTCTGGCTCAACGCCAATTCATCCATCCGTTACCCATCCGCTTTTAACGGCAAAGACGTTCGCACCGTGACACTGCAGGGCGAAGCATATTTCAAGGTGAAGCGCGCGCCGCAGGGATTGCATCCCCGGTTTGTGGTGCATACAAACATGACCGATGTGGAGGTGACCGGCACCGCGTTCAACGTTTACCACCGGCACGATTCCGCCGCCATCGCGCTCCTGGAAGGCAGCGTAACGGCATCCGGACGGAAGATGAAGCCCGGAGACCTCCTCCAGCAAAGCGCCCTGGGCATCTCGCTCACGCAGGCGCCCGCAGGCGGGTTCACGGCCTGGATGGAAAAACGCGTGGTGATAAGGGATGGTACGCTGGCAACGGTGGCCCTGCGCATGGAGGACCTTTACGGCAAGCACGTCCGCTTTAAACGCCCCGGCATGGAAGCGCTGCCCTTCACGGGGTCTGCCCCCATGGGCCAGCCGGAAGTGCTCCTGAAAGCGGTGTGTACGGTGCACGGACTGAAAATGCGGGAAGAAAAAGATTTCATCATTCTCGAATAA
- a CDS encoding RNA polymerase sigma factor, whose amino-acid sequence MNTGAFYPQQDDKVLWDRLREGDREAFGEIYRRYFPPLFSYCSRFTQDAGLVKDTLQDFFTDLYLRRQSLQTPEKPKSYLLVSVRRKLVRVLGKTPRSHELTDAEAPAFFLELSPESYLISRQNAAMAERHVQQTIGRLTLRQKEAVYLRFYESLSYEEIAEVMQLKAVKYARTLVYRALTELKPLLAGAEALLYTR is encoded by the coding sequence ATGAACACCGGCGCCTTTTATCCGCAGCAAGACGATAAGGTCCTTTGGGATCGCCTCCGGGAAGGGGACCGGGAAGCTTTCGGCGAAATCTACCGCCGGTATTTCCCGCCTCTTTTCAGCTACTGCAGCCGTTTTACGCAGGATGCCGGTTTGGTGAAAGACACCTTGCAGGATTTTTTCACCGACCTATACCTCCGCCGCCAATCCCTTCAAACGCCGGAAAAGCCCAAAAGCTACCTGCTGGTGTCCGTACGCCGCAAACTTGTGAGAGTATTGGGGAAAACGCCGCGGTCCCACGAATTGACAGACGCCGAAGCGCCCGCATTTTTCCTGGAATTATCGCCCGAAAGTTACCTCATCAGCCGGCAAAACGCCGCGATGGCGGAGCGCCACGTGCAGCAAACCATCGGCCGGCTCACGCTGCGCCAGAAGGAAGCGGTGTATCTCCGGTTTTATGAAAGTCTTTCGTATGAAGAGATCGCGGAAGTCATGCAGCTCAAAGCCGTGAAATACGCCCGCACGCTCGTGTACCGCGCCCTCACCGAGCTGAAACCTTTGCTGGCGGGCGCGGAAGCGCTGCTGTACACCCGCTAG